The stretch of DNA GCCATCCAGGTGAAGATGCTAAATTATATGCAGCTGTTAAAAATATTAGTGAAGAACTTTGTCCTACTTTAGGTTTAACTATTCCAGTAGGCAAAGATTCTATGTCTATGAAAACTTGTTGGCACCAGGGTAAGAAATTATATGAAATGATTGCACCATTATCTCTTATTGTTACTGCTGTTGCATCAGTTGAAGATATTCGCTTAACTATTACACCGCAATTACAGGTTAATTGTGAGAATATTTTGTTGTTAATTGATTTAGGCATGGGTTATCAAGCTCTAGGAGCAACTGCTCTAGCTCAAGTTTATAATCAGTTAGGCAATGAAACTGCTGATATCCGTAATATTGAACTATTAGCTTGCTTTTACCGAGGTCTACAGCAATTAGTAGCTCAGGGTAATTTATTAGCATATCATGATCGATCAGATGGAGGTTTACTTGTTACGCTAGCAGAAATGGCTTTTGCTGGTCACTGTAGTATCGATGTAGATATTACAGCACTAGGTAAAGATAAATTAGCAATACTTTTTAACGAAGAGTTAGGTGCAGTTCTTCAAATAGCTCTTACTGATTTAGATATAGTGCTAAATATTTTATCTCAGCAAGGACTTTCTAAATGTTTATATGTATTAGGTACTGCTAAAAGTGGAGAAAATTTTATTATTCGACATGGAAATAACATTTTGTATAGTGAAAGTAGAACTACATTACGTACTTGGTGGTCAGAAACTAGCTGGCAAATGCAACGTTTACGGGATAATCCAGAGAGCGCAGATCAAGAGCATCTTGCCCGACAAGATAAAAATGATCCCGGTATTAACGTTAAACTTAGCTTTAATCTGAATGAAGATATTGCAGCACCTTATATTGCTAAAGGTATCCCACCTAAAGTAGCAATACTACGTGAACAAGGAGTAAACTCTCATATAGAAATGGCAGCAGCATTTCATAGAGCCGGCTTTAATGCTATAGATGTACATATGAGTGATTTAATATTAGGAAATACTAATTTACAGAATTTTCAAATGTTAGTAGCATGTGGTGGTTTTTCATACGGTGATGTACTAGGTTCTGGTGTTGGTTGGGCATACTCTATTCTTTTTAATCAGTTAGTACGTGATGAGTTCGAGGATTTTTTTTACCGTCCGCATACTATCACACTTGGGGTATGTAATGGATGTCAGATGATTTCTCATTTAAGAGAAATTATTCCAGGCGTAGAACTTTGGCCAAATTTTATTCGTAATGAGTCAGAGCGTTTCGAGTCTCGTTTTAGTTTAGTTGAAGTTACACATAGTCCATCTCTTTTATTACAAGAGATGCATGGTTCCCGTTTACCAATTGTAACTTCGCACGGTGAAGGACGAGTAGAAGTAAAAAATCATGAACATTTAATAGCAATAGAACAAATGAAATTAGTAGCATTACGTTATGTTGATAACTATGGTCAAATAGCAAAAAATTATCCTGCTAATCCCAATGGATCACCGAATGGCATCACGGCTATTACTAGCATATGTGGTAGAGTTACACTGATCATGCCGCATCCCGAAAGGGTTTTTCGTACTGTTAGTAACTCTTGGCATCCTGATGACTGGGGAGAAGATAGTCCTTGGATGCGTATGTTTCGTAATGCTCGTAAGCAATTAGGATAATTATAATTTAATTAGATAAAACCAAGATGGTTAATAAAGAAGATAAATTATGGATGCGTAGTGCTTTATCGCTTGCAGCACTTGCTGAAGCTAAAGGTGAAGTACCAGTAGGAGCAATACTAGTTTTAGAAGGTAAAAAAATAGGTGAAGGTTTGAATAGCTCTATTCATTATCATGATCCTACAGCTCATGCTGAAATTTTAGCCCTACGACAGGGAGGAAAAACAATAGGAAATTACCGAATTACTGGTGCTGTTATGTATGTTACTTTAGAACCCTGCTTAATGTGCATAGGAGCTATGATTCACGCACGTATTAGTAGAATAGCTTTTGGGGCAAAAGCTGTCAAAAATAATGAAATGAGTTTATGTTTATCTGTTTTAAGTTCTACACAAATTAACCATAATATAACACTTTGCCCTAATATATTAGCAGAAGCATGTTCACTACAATTAAGTACATTTTTTAAACGTAAACGTAATCAACAAAAAAATGACTATATTAACAATAGAGTTATTAATGCTAATTAGCAACTTTATTGATAATATATTCATAAATAATTGAATTTATTGGTTCAAGAAACAACTATTAACTGTACTCTAAGTAAATAGTATTAATAATTAAGCAATACAAGTTAATAAGTCATATTAAAATACATATCCTCTTTAGTTAAGAGGTAATATAATACATTAATTTACATTATACTAATGTAAATAATTTAAATATCTTATAAGGAGAAAGAATGTTTAAATATGATATTAATATTGCTAATTATGATACTGCTTTATGGAAAGCTATAGAACTAGAAGCTAAACGTCAAGAAGAACACATCGAATTAATTGCATCTGAAAACTATACAAGTCCACGTGTTATGCAAGCACAAGGTTCTATTTTAACTAATAAATATGCTGAAGGTTATTCAGGTAAACGTTACTACGGTGGATGTGTATATGTTGATCAAGTTGAAACATTAGCTATAGACCGCGCTAAAGCATTATTTGAGTGTGATTATGCTAACGTACAACCACATTCTGGCTCACAAGCAAATTTTGCTGTGTACACAGCGTTATTAAAGCCAGGAGATACTATCTTAGGTATGAACTTAGCTCATGGTGGTCATTTAACTCATGGTGCTTCGGTTAATTTTTCTGGAAAAATGTATAATGTGATTTCTTATGGCGTTAATAAGAATGGCTATATCGACTACGAGCAGTTAAATAAACTAGCTACAATGCATAAACCAAAAATGATTATTGGTGGTTTTTCTGCTTATTCTCGTGTGGTTGATTGGGATATCATGCGCCAAGTAGCTGATAGTATTAAAGCATTTTTATTTGTAGACATGGCTCATATTGCCGGTTTAGTAGCGGCTGGTGTTTATCCTAATCCCGTACCTTATGCAGATGTCGTAACTACAACTACCCATAAAACTCTAGCTGGTCCTCGTGGAGGATTAATACTTGCTCAAGGTGGTAGTAAAGAAATGTATAAAAAGCTTGATTCTGCCGTTTTTCCTGGAGCGCAAGGTGGTCCATTAATGCATGTAATAGCGGGAAAAGCAATAGCATTAAAGGAAGCCATGGAGCCAGAGTTCAAGATATATCAACACCAGGTAGTAAAAAATGCTAAAACTATGGTTAATGTATTCTTAAATAGGAATTTTAACGTAGTATCTGGTGGTACAGATAACCATCTTTTTTTACTGGATTTAGTAGATAAAAATATAACAGGCCAAGAAGCTGATGCTGCTTTAAGTTATACAAATATTACAGTTAACAAAAATATTATTCCAAATGATCCGCAAAGTTCATTTGTTACTTCTGGTATTCGCATCGGC from Baumannia cicadellinicola str. Hc (Homalodisca coagulata) encodes:
- the tadA gene encoding tRNA adenosine(34) deaminase TadA, coding for MVNKEDKLWMRSALSLAALAEAKGEVPVGAILVLEGKKIGEGLNSSIHYHDPTAHAEILALRQGGKTIGNYRITGAVMYVTLEPCLMCIGAMIHARISRIAFGAKAVKNNEMSLCLSVLSSTQINHNITLCPNILAEACSLQLSTFFKRKRNQQKNDYINNRVINAN
- the glyA gene encoding serine hydroxymethyltransferase, with translation MFKYDINIANYDTALWKAIELEAKRQEEHIELIASENYTSPRVMQAQGSILTNKYAEGYSGKRYYGGCVYVDQVETLAIDRAKALFECDYANVQPHSGSQANFAVYTALLKPGDTILGMNLAHGGHLTHGASVNFSGKMYNVISYGVNKNGYIDYEQLNKLATMHKPKMIIGGFSAYSRVVDWDIMRQVADSIKAFLFVDMAHIAGLVAAGVYPNPVPYADVVTTTTHKTLAGPRGGLILAQGGSKEMYKKLDSAVFPGAQGGPLMHVIAGKAIALKEAMEPEFKIYQHQVVKNAKTMVNVFLNRNFNVVSGGTDNHLFLLDLVDKNITGQEADAALSYTNITVNKNIIPNDPQSSFVTSGIRIGTPAITRRGFNETDAYQLANWICDVLENINNEVVLNATKKKVLNICASHPVYS